A portion of the Mycobacterium paraseoulense genome contains these proteins:
- the secD gene encoding protein translocase subunit SecD: protein MASSSAPVHPARYLSVFLLLLVGVYLLVFLTGDKRAAPKLGIDLQGGTRVTLTARTPDGSRPSRDALAQAQQIISARVNGLGVSGSEVVVDGDNLVITVPGNDGNEARNLGQTARLYIRPVLNSMPAQAVQPKPAPQAAPPAQAPPPGPAPSGQPAPGQAPPPGQAPPPAGQPAPAQPAPPGGRPPAQPRPYPQDPPPPSPAPPPAPAGNAPPADVPPAEQPAPADPRKELAERIADEKKWRQSTRQGVQFLALQFQATRCDKEDILAGNDDPKLPLVTCSTDHKVAYLLAPSIISGDQIQDATSGMNQRGIGYVVDVQFKPAAANTWADFTAAHIGTQTAFTLDSQVVSAPMIQEAIPGGRTQITGGDPPFTAATAKQLANVLKYGSLPLSFESSEAQTVSATLGLTSLRAGLIAGAIGLVLVLLYSLLYYRVLGLLTALSLTASGAMIFAILVILGRQINYTLDLAGIAGLIIGIGTTADSFVVFFERIKDEIREGRSFRSAVPRGWVRARKTIVSGNAVTFLAAAVLYALAIGQVRGFAFTLGLTTILDVVVVFLVTWPLVYLASKSPTLAKPAYNGLGAIQQVARERRASAQVKTGRG, encoded by the coding sequence GTGGCATCGTCTTCGGCGCCGGTGCACCCTGCCCGCTACCTGTCGGTCTTCTTGTTGCTGCTCGTCGGCGTCTACCTGCTGGTGTTCCTGACCGGGGATAAGCGCGCCGCCCCCAAGCTCGGCATCGACCTGCAGGGCGGCACCCGCGTCACGCTGACGGCGCGCACCCCGGACGGGTCGCGCCCCAGCCGCGACGCGCTGGCGCAAGCGCAGCAGATCATCAGCGCGCGGGTCAACGGGCTGGGCGTCTCCGGTTCCGAGGTCGTGGTCGACGGCGACAACCTGGTCATCACCGTCCCCGGCAATGACGGCAACGAGGCTCGCAACCTGGGGCAGACCGCCCGGCTGTACATCCGCCCGGTGCTCAACTCGATGCCGGCGCAGGCCGTCCAGCCCAAGCCCGCCCCGCAGGCGGCCCCGCCGGCTCAGGCGCCGCCCCCGGGCCCGGCACCCTCTGGCCAGCCGGCGCCCGGTCAGGCGCCGCCCCCGGGCCAGGCGCCACCGCCGGCCGGCCAGCCCGCGCCGGCTCAGCCCGCGCCGCCGGGGGGCCGACCACCGGCCCAGCCGCGGCCGTACCCGCAGGACCCGCCGCCGCCCAGCCCCGCACCGCCCCCCGCGCCCGCGGGCAACGCGCCGCCGGCCGACGTGCCCCCGGCCGAGCAGCCGGCGCCGGCCGACCCGCGCAAGGAACTCGCCGAGCGCATCGCCGACGAGAAGAAGTGGCGGCAGAGCACCCGTCAGGGTGTTCAGTTCCTGGCGCTGCAGTTCCAGGCCACCCGCTGCGACAAAGAAGACATCCTGGCCGGCAATGACGACCCGAAGCTGCCGCTGGTGACGTGTTCGACCGACCACAAGGTGGCCTACCTGCTGGCGCCCTCGATCATCAGCGGCGACCAGATCCAGGACGCCACCTCGGGCATGAATCAGCGCGGCATCGGTTACGTCGTCGACGTGCAGTTCAAGCCGGCGGCGGCGAACACCTGGGCGGACTTCACCGCCGCCCACATCGGCACCCAGACCGCCTTCACGCTGGACTCCCAGGTGGTCAGCGCCCCGATGATCCAGGAGGCCATCCCCGGCGGCCGGACCCAGATCACCGGCGGTGACCCGCCGTTCACCGCCGCGACCGCCAAGCAGCTGGCCAACGTCCTGAAATACGGCTCATTGCCGCTGTCCTTCGAATCCTCGGAGGCCCAAACCGTCTCGGCGACACTGGGATTGACCTCGCTGCGAGCGGGGCTGATCGCGGGTGCGATCGGTTTGGTGTTGGTGTTGCTGTACTCGTTGCTGTATTACCGAGTGTTGGGCCTGCTCACCGCGCTCTCGCTAACCGCCTCCGGCGCAATGATTTTCGCCATCCTGGTGATCCTGGGCCGGCAGATCAACTACACCCTGGATCTTGCGGGCATCGCGGGTCTGATCATCGGCATCGGCACCACCGCGGACTCGTTCGTGGTGTTCTTCGAGCGCATCAAAGACGAGATCCGGGAAGGCCGATCGTTCCGGTCGGCGGTGCCCCGAGGCTGGGTGCGGGCCCGCAAGACGATCGTGTCGGGCAACGCCGTCACTTTCCTGGCCGCCGCGGTGCTCTACGCCCTGGCGATCGGCCAGGTGCGGGGATTCGCCTTCACGCTGGGTCTCACCACGATCCTCGACGTCGTGGTGGTGTTCCTGGTGACCTGGCCGCTGGTCTACCTGGCGTCCAAGTCGCCGACGTTGGCCAAACCCGCCTACAACGGCCTGGGCGCGATACAGCAGGTCGCCCGCGAGCGCCGGGCGTCGGCGCAAGTCAAGACGGGACGGGGATAG
- a CDS encoding ABC transporter substrate-binding protein, which produces MATRYRLAGGAIGVAAMLVAAVTLSACSGSAAAQIDYVVDGPLVTYNANTVVGAASAGAQAFARTLAGFSYHGPDGQTVADRDFGTVAVVSGSPLVLDYQIADNAVYSDGKPVTCDDLVLAWAAQSGRYPDFNAATRAGYLDIANVECLPGQKKARVSFIPDRGVVDYNQLFTATSLMPSHVIADQLHVDVTAALLSGNTQLVQQIARLWNTIWDLKPGLDLKNFPSSGPYKIERILDGGAVVLVANDRWWGPRAVTKRITVWPQGPDIQDRVNNRSVDVVDVAAGSSGTLTTPDNYERADSPSAGIEQLIFAPQGPLSQPKARRALALCTPRDTLARDAGVPIANSRLNPAADDPATAGDGAAEAGQFAKADPGAARDALGGAPMTVRIGYHGPNARLAVNVGVITKSCAAAGITVANVALDTSGPQALRDGKIDVLLASTGGAAGSGSTGSSAMDAYDLHTGNGNNLSGYTNPQVDGAIAALAVSADPAERVRLLGEAAPILWGDMPTLPLYRQQRTLLRSKKMYAVSKNPTRWGAGWNMDRWALVQ; this is translated from the coding sequence ATGGCCACCAGGTACCGCCTCGCTGGGGGCGCTATCGGTGTGGCCGCAATGCTCGTGGCGGCCGTCACGCTGTCCGCGTGCTCCGGCAGCGCCGCCGCCCAGATCGACTACGTGGTGGACGGCCCGCTGGTCACCTACAACGCCAACACCGTCGTCGGCGCCGCGTCGGCCGGGGCGCAGGCGTTCGCACGCACGCTCGCCGGCTTCAGCTATCACGGTCCGGACGGGCAAACCGTCGCCGACCGGGACTTCGGCACGGTCGCGGTGGTGAGCGGTTCACCGCTGGTCCTCGACTACCAGATCGCCGACAACGCCGTCTACTCCGACGGCAAGCCGGTGACCTGCGACGACCTGGTGCTGGCGTGGGCGGCCCAGTCCGGCCGGTATCCCGACTTCAACGCCGCCACCCGGGCCGGTTACCTGGACATCGCCAACGTCGAATGCCTGCCCGGTCAGAAGAAGGCCCGGGTGTCGTTCATCCCGGATCGCGGCGTCGTGGACTACAACCAGCTGTTCACCGCCACGTCGCTGATGCCGTCGCACGTCATCGCCGACCAGCTCCACGTCGACGTGACCGCCGCCCTGCTCAGCGGCAACACCCAACTCGTGCAGCAGATCGCCCGGCTGTGGAACACCATCTGGGACCTCAAGCCTGGGCTGGACCTGAAGAACTTCCCGTCGTCGGGGCCGTACAAGATCGAACGCATCCTCGACGGCGGCGCGGTGGTGCTCGTCGCCAATGACCGATGGTGGGGCCCCAGGGCCGTCACCAAGCGGATCACCGTCTGGCCGCAGGGTCCCGACATCCAGGACCGGGTCAACAACCGCAGCGTCGACGTGGTCGACGTCGCGGCGGGCTCGTCGGGAACGCTGACGACACCGGACAACTACGAGCGCGCCGACTCCCCGTCGGCCGGCATCGAGCAGCTGATCTTCGCGCCGCAGGGGCCGCTCTCGCAGCCCAAGGCCCGGCGCGCGCTGGCGCTGTGCACGCCGCGCGACACGCTCGCGCGCGACGCCGGGGTGCCGATCGCCAATTCCCGCCTGAACCCGGCCGCCGACGACCCCGCCACCGCCGGCGACGGTGCCGCCGAGGCCGGCCAGTTCGCCAAGGCGGACCCGGGCGCCGCCCGCGACGCGCTCGGCGGTGCGCCGATGACGGTGCGCATCGGCTACCACGGGCCCAACGCGCGGCTGGCGGTCAACGTCGGGGTCATCACCAAATCCTGTGCCGCCGCCGGTATCACCGTCGCCAACGTCGCGCTGGACACCTCCGGGCCCCAGGCGCTCAGGGACGGGAAGATCGACGTGCTCCTGGCCAGCACCGGCGGGGCCGCCGGTAGCGGGTCGACGGGCTCGTCGGCGATGGACGCCTACGATCTGCACACCGGCAACGGCAACAACCTGTCCGGGTACACGAACCCGCAGGTCGACGGCGCGATCGCGGCGCTGGCGGTGTCGGCCGACCCCGCCGAGCGCGTCCGGCTGCTGGGCGAGGCGGCGCCGATACTGTGGGGCGACATGCCCACGTTGCCCCTCTACCGCCAGCAACGCACCCTGTTGAGGTCGAAGAAGATGTACGCCGTGAGCAAGAACCCCACTCGCTGGGGTGCGGGCTGGAACATGGACCGATGGGCGCTGGTCCAGTGA
- a CDS encoding adenine phosphoribosyltransferase has product MGAGPVTGVGGSASVANVIASLLREVSDFPKPGVQFKDLTPVFADPRGLTAVTDALAEIATGADLVAGIDSRGFLAAAAVADRLRTGVLAIRKGGKLPPPVHAEHYDLEYGSATLEIPADGIDLRGRHVVIIDDVLATGGTLAAAARLLERSGARVIAAAVILELTALGGRQAVADLPLHSLSRV; this is encoded by the coding sequence ATGGGCGCTGGTCCAGTGACCGGTGTGGGCGGGAGCGCGTCGGTTGCCAACGTCATCGCCTCGCTGTTGCGCGAGGTGTCCGACTTTCCCAAACCGGGGGTCCAGTTCAAGGACCTCACGCCCGTGTTCGCCGACCCGCGGGGGTTGACGGCGGTCACCGACGCGCTGGCCGAGATCGCCACGGGCGCCGACCTGGTGGCCGGGATCGACTCCCGCGGCTTCCTGGCCGCGGCGGCCGTCGCCGACCGGCTGCGCACGGGCGTGCTGGCCATTCGCAAGGGCGGCAAGCTGCCGCCGCCCGTGCACGCCGAGCACTACGACCTGGAGTACGGCAGTGCCACGCTGGAAATCCCCGCCGACGGCATCGACCTGCGTGGACGACACGTCGTGATCATCGATGACGTGCTGGCCACCGGGGGCACCCTCGCCGCGGCGGCCCGGCTGCTGGAACGCAGCGGCGCCCGTGTGATCGCGGCCGCGGTGATCCTCGAGCTGACCGCGCTCGGGGGCCGTCAAGCGGTCGCGGACTTGCCGCTGCACAGCCTCAGTCGCGTCTAG
- the secF gene encoding protein translocase subunit SecF, whose product MASKGKAQTDAAEATEITEAGAVEQAAETGAAQPHHSFLARLYTGTGAFEVIGRRRLWYGISGAIVAVALVSIVLRGFTFGIDFNGGTTVSMPTAGSSGTVTTATVSDVFRKAIGRDPESVVIVGNGASATVQIRSETLSNDQTSKLRNALFDAFQPKGADGKPSKQAISDAAVSETWGDQITDKAVIALVVFLALVSLYITVRYERYMAVSALTTMVFDLTVTAGVYSLVGFEVTPATVIGLLTILGFSLYDTVIVFDKVEENTHGFQHTTRRTFAEQANLAINQTFMRSINTSLIGVLPVLALMVVAVWLLGVGTLKDLALVQLVGILVGTYSSIFFATPLLVTLRERTELVRTHTRRVTRRRKGGAEPAEEAKPTADEPASSETTASVSATSDKPAPNKPAPGARPVRPAGTRRPSGKRNAGRR is encoded by the coding sequence ATGGCCTCCAAAGGCAAGGCCCAAACCGACGCGGCCGAAGCGACCGAGATCACCGAAGCCGGCGCGGTGGAGCAGGCCGCCGAGACCGGCGCCGCGCAGCCGCACCACAGCTTCCTCGCGCGGCTCTACACCGGCACCGGCGCGTTCGAGGTGATCGGCCGGCGTCGCCTCTGGTACGGGATCAGCGGGGCGATCGTCGCGGTCGCCCTCGTCAGCATCGTCTTGCGGGGCTTCACCTTCGGGATCGATTTCAACGGCGGCACCACGGTGTCGATGCCCACCGCGGGCTCGTCGGGCACCGTCACGACGGCCACCGTGTCCGACGTCTTCCGGAAGGCGATCGGCCGCGACCCGGAGTCGGTGGTGATCGTGGGCAACGGCGCCTCGGCCACGGTGCAGATCCGCTCGGAAACGCTGTCCAACGACCAGACGTCCAAGCTGCGCAACGCCCTGTTCGATGCCTTCCAGCCCAAGGGCGCGGACGGCAAGCCCAGCAAGCAGGCGATCAGCGACGCGGCGGTATCCGAGACCTGGGGTGATCAGATCACCGACAAGGCGGTGATCGCGCTGGTGGTGTTCTTGGCGTTGGTCAGCCTGTACATCACGGTGCGGTACGAGCGGTACATGGCCGTCTCCGCGCTGACGACCATGGTGTTCGACCTGACCGTGACCGCGGGGGTGTACTCGCTGGTCGGTTTCGAAGTCACCCCGGCCACCGTCATCGGCCTGCTGACGATCCTCGGTTTCTCCCTGTACGACACCGTCATCGTCTTCGACAAGGTCGAGGAGAACACTCACGGATTCCAGCACACCACCCGGCGCACGTTCGCCGAGCAGGCCAACCTGGCGATCAACCAGACGTTCATGCGCTCGATCAACACCAGCCTGATCGGGGTGTTGCCGGTGCTGGCGCTGATGGTCGTGGCGGTGTGGCTGCTGGGCGTCGGCACGTTGAAGGACCTGGCGCTGGTACAGCTGGTCGGCATCTTGGTCGGCACCTACTCGTCGATCTTCTTCGCCACGCCGCTGCTGGTCACCCTGCGCGAGCGCACCGAGCTGGTGCGCACGCACACCCGCCGCGTCACCCGCCGGCGCAAGGGCGGGGCCGAACCGGCCGAGGAGGCGAAGCCCACCGCGGACGAACCGGCGTCGTCGGAGACCACCGCATCGGTGTCGGCAACCTCCGACAAGCCCGCACCCAACAAGCCGGCGCCAGGCGCCCGCCCGGTGCGGCCGGCCGGGACCCGGCGTCCGAGCGGCAAGCGAAACGCCGGCCGGCGGTAG
- a CDS encoding RelA/SpoT family protein produces the protein MADEKSAAQALDAPTDAGDALLVGEPVTAQAEPPEPPTETLKVPSSASRRVRARLARRMTAQRTTLNPVLEPLVAVHREFYPKANLSLLQRAYEVADQRHATQLRHSGDPYITHPLAVANILAELGMDTTTLVAALLHDTIEDTGYTLEALSEEFGEEVGHLVDGVTKLDRVVLGTAAEGETIRKMITAMARDPRVLVIKVADRLHNMRTMRFLPPEKQARKARETLEVIAPLAHRLGMASVKWELEDLSFAILHPKKYEEIVRLVAGRAPSRDTYLAKVRAEIINTLNASKIKATVEGRPKHYWSIYQKMIVKGRDFDDIHDLVGIRILCDEIRDCYAAVGVVHSLWQPMAGRFKDYIAQPRYGVYQSLHTTVVGPEGKPLEIQIRTRDMHRTAEYGIAAHWRYKEAKGRNGVPHPHAAAEIDDMAWMRQLLDWQREAADPGEFLESLRYDLAVQEIFVFTPKGDVITLPNGSTPVDFAYAVHTEVGHRCIGARVNGRLVALERKLENGEVVEVFTSKAPNAGPSRDWQQFVVSPRAKAKIRQWFAKERREEALETGKEAMAREVRRGGLPLQRLVNGESMAAVARELHYADVSALYTAIGEGHVSARHVVQRLLAELGGIDQAEEDLAERSTPTTMLRRPRSSDDVGVSVPGAPGVLSKLAKCCTPVPGDAIMGFVTRGGGVSVHRTDCTNAASLQQQSERIIEVHWAPSPSSVFLVAIQVEALDRHRLLSDVTRVLADEKVNILSASVTTSNDRVAISRFTFEMGDPKHLGHLLNVVRNVEGVFDVYRVTSAA, from the coding sequence GTGGCGGACGAGAAGAGCGCGGCGCAGGCGCTTGACGCGCCCACCGACGCCGGCGACGCCCTGCTGGTCGGGGAGCCGGTCACGGCGCAGGCCGAGCCGCCGGAGCCGCCGACGGAGACGCTGAAGGTCCCCAGCAGCGCGTCTCGCCGGGTCCGGGCCCGGCTGGCCCGGCGGATGACCGCCCAGCGCACCACGCTCAACCCGGTGCTGGAACCGCTCGTGGCGGTGCACCGGGAGTTCTACCCGAAGGCGAACCTGTCGTTGCTGCAGCGCGCCTACGAGGTTGCCGACCAGCGGCACGCCACGCAGTTGCGCCATTCCGGCGATCCTTACATCACCCACCCCCTGGCGGTCGCGAACATCCTCGCCGAATTGGGCATGGACACCACCACTTTGGTGGCCGCGCTGTTGCACGACACCATCGAGGACACCGGTTACACGCTCGAGGCGTTGAGCGAGGAGTTCGGCGAGGAGGTGGGTCACCTCGTCGACGGCGTGACCAAGCTGGACCGGGTGGTGCTGGGCACCGCCGCCGAGGGCGAGACCATCCGCAAGATGATCACCGCGATGGCCCGCGACCCCCGGGTGCTGGTGATCAAGGTCGCCGACCGGCTGCACAACATGCGCACCATGCGCTTCCTGCCGCCGGAAAAGCAGGCCCGCAAGGCCCGCGAGACACTGGAAGTCATTGCGCCCCTTGCGCATCGGCTGGGCATGGCCAGCGTCAAGTGGGAGCTGGAAGACCTGTCCTTCGCAATCCTGCACCCCAAGAAGTACGAGGAGATCGTCCGGCTGGTCGCCGGCCGCGCGCCGTCGAGGGACACCTACCTGGCGAAGGTCCGCGCGGAGATCATCAACACCCTCAACGCGTCGAAGATCAAGGCGACGGTGGAGGGCCGCCCCAAGCACTACTGGTCGATCTATCAGAAGATGATCGTCAAGGGTCGCGACTTCGACGACATCCACGACCTGGTCGGCATCCGCATCCTGTGCGACGAGATCCGGGACTGTTACGCCGCGGTCGGCGTGGTGCATTCGCTGTGGCAGCCGATGGCCGGGCGGTTCAAGGACTACATCGCCCAGCCCAGATACGGTGTCTACCAGTCGCTGCACACCACCGTGGTCGGGCCGGAGGGCAAGCCGCTGGAAATCCAGATCCGCACCCGGGACATGCATCGCACCGCCGAATACGGCATCGCGGCACACTGGCGCTACAAGGAAGCCAAGGGGCGCAACGGCGTTCCGCATCCGCACGCCGCCGCCGAGATCGACGACATGGCCTGGATGCGTCAGCTGCTCGACTGGCAGCGGGAGGCCGCCGACCCGGGCGAGTTCCTGGAGTCGTTGCGCTACGACCTTGCGGTGCAAGAGATCTTCGTGTTCACCCCGAAAGGTGACGTCATCACCCTGCCCAACGGGTCGACGCCCGTGGACTTCGCCTACGCGGTGCACACCGAGGTCGGCCACCGGTGCATCGGCGCCAGGGTCAACGGGCGGCTGGTTGCGCTGGAGCGCAAGCTGGAAAACGGCGAAGTCGTCGAGGTTTTCACGTCGAAGGCGCCCAACGCCGGCCCGTCGCGCGACTGGCAGCAGTTCGTGGTGTCGCCGCGCGCCAAGGCGAAGATCCGGCAGTGGTTCGCCAAGGAGCGCCGTGAGGAGGCGCTGGAGACCGGCAAGGAGGCGATGGCCCGCGAGGTGCGCCGCGGCGGGCTTCCCTTGCAGCGCTTGGTCAATGGCGAGTCGATGGCCGCGGTGGCCCGCGAACTGCACTACGCGGACGTGTCCGCGCTCTACACCGCGATCGGCGAGGGCCATGTGTCGGCGCGCCATGTCGTGCAGCGGCTGCTGGCCGAGCTCGGCGGAATCGACCAAGCCGAAGAGGATCTCGCCGAGCGGTCCACACCGACGACCATGCTGCGGCGCCCGCGCAGCAGCGACGACGTCGGGGTCTCGGTCCCCGGCGCCCCGGGCGTGCTGTCCAAGCTGGCCAAGTGCTGCACCCCGGTGCCCGGCGATGCGATCATGGGGTTCGTCACCCGCGGCGGGGGTGTGAGCGTGCACCGCACCGACTGCACCAACGCCGCGTCGCTGCAGCAGCAGTCCGAGCGCATCATCGAAGTGCATTGGGCGCCGTCGCCGTCGTCGGTGTTCCTGGTGGCCATCCAGGTCGAGGCGCTCGACCGGCACCGGCTGCTCTCCGACGTCACCCGGGTGCTGGCCGACGAGAAGGTCAACATCCTGTCGGCGTCGGTCACCACATCCAATGACCGGGTGGCGATCAGCCGGTTCACCTTCGAGATGGGTGACCCCAAGCACCTCGGGCATCTGCTCAACGTGGTGCGCAACGTCGAGGGCGTCTTCGACGTCTACCGCGTGACGTCGGCGGCTTAA